In a single window of the Rhodamnia argentea isolate NSW1041297 chromosome 2, ASM2092103v1, whole genome shotgun sequence genome:
- the LOC125313685 gene encoding disease resistance protein L6-like, with product MALVTMKRKRDSDAATSSSTSGGNESLGAEFDVFLNFRGPDTRLNFTDHLYHSLNGAGIRVFMDNEEIRKGEKVGEELWRAIDDSRIYVPIFSRDYASSAWCLRELAYMVECSRRSTEKVIVPIFLDVDPRDVKLRTELYSDALKKHEDRLGYDKVQPWKEALTEVASIGGWDCRGERQGELIKLITDEVSMRLAKKSSSSA from the exons ATGGCGTTGGTGACGATGAAGAGGAAAAGGGACTCGGACGCAGCAACGTCCTCGTCGACGAGTGGAGGTAACGAGTCACTGGGAGCTGAATTCGAtgtgttcttgaattttagaGGGCCGGACACTCGCCTTAATTTTACCGATCACCTCTATCACTCCCTGAATGGAGCTGGAATTCGCGTCTTCATGGACAACGAAGAGATCCGAAAAGGCGAAAAGGTTGGAGAAGAGCTTTGGCGTGCGATCGACGACTCCAGAATTTACGTTCCCATCTTCTCCAGAGACTATGCATCGAGTGCGTGGTGTCTTCGCGAACTCGCCTACATGGTGGAATGCTCGAGAAGATCAACGGAGAAAGTGATTGTTCCCATTTTCCTTGATGTTGATCCTCGCGATGTTAAGCTCAGAACTGAATTATACAGTGATGCCTTGAAAAAGCATGAGGACAGGTTGGGCTACGATAAAGTGCAACCATGGAAGGAGGCTCTGACAGAGGTCGCTTCAATCGGTGGATGGGACTGCAGAGGTGAAAG GCAAGGAGAACTTATAAAACTTATTACCGATGAGGTTTCAATGAGACTGGCTAAAAAGAGTTCGAGTAGTGCCTGA